In Anabas testudineus chromosome 12, fAnaTes1.2, whole genome shotgun sequence, the genomic stretch TCACTGCAGGtgaaaatgtcttcagtgttaGAAACACAAGCTTATCTAATCAGAATCTAGTCAGTCCACCATCCTTCCATTACTGTATTAGATTACTAGGGCAGAGTCACACTGGTCATTACAAGGTAAATTAACAATTGTCcaactttatttgttttgttattgtcgTATCTAGTTTTATTATGAAAGTCCTGCTAGCAGCAACATGACTaacagagagagacgagagCTACAGGCAGAACTGAAAGCTGAACAAAAAATAActaacaataaagtaaaaagggACAGAGCTGCAGTTTACACTTTTCTTGCCGCTTTTTCAGATGATTCATCACATCTTTATTTGATATAGTGATGATGAAATGACCGGTGTTTTAGGTGGTGTTTAtcttacatttttgtaaaattacACATTCATACTATAAAGATCCAACTATAATGGCATCAAATTAAACATGTATATGCTGATCAGAGCTGAGAGCTGTTATTAAAGATGTAAGCCTGTTGCAAGAACAGGGCCCATGAGAGGAATTAAAAATTAGAgtataatggaaaaaaaaaacaaaaaaaaaaacatgtacagcaGCTGGACAGAGGTGAAACGTTAGAGGAGACAATGAGAACATTGTGAAGAAAATGTTGGAGAATGATCCATGCAGCTCCACCAATGAGACTTACTCAGCCTGCCTCTAGTGTTTGACCTACAGTGAAGGGCCTCTACTCGTCTGTTGCAGAGGTGCCTCGCACATCTCCCTTCTGACGCATCTGATGTGAAATTCAGGAGTAAAAAAGGTTAATTAAGGTAAATTAAGTGTGATGTGTCATCTCCAGCtgtctgatgaaacaaaacatttgtacGATTCACTCTCAACAGTATTTTCCTTTGCTGTTACAGTAGCTGTGAACTTGACTGAGTCCTGCAGTCCATTTATAATTTAACTATTTCTACTGCAACCCTTACTTGGATTTTTAACTCAAATCACCAcatgagagagaggggggaaaacaGCCTATTTGGCAAGTTAATTACCTCCTCAAGCTCTTTTTGAGTCTCCTCTTCCATCCGCCTGATGTCCTCCATGGTCAAACCCACCCATTTGTCAATCCAGCAGAACAGCTGGCGGTGGAAGTTGGTGAAAATACGCTTTTCTTGCTGTGGAAAGAAGGAAAcgaattaaataaagtaaaattaactTCCATTCTGCACAGCCCAAATAACTGGCAGGAAGAAAGTGGGAGACTCTTGCTTCCTGTCTCCAGTAAATCTGTCAGCTTAATATTTAActagaaagacaaagacagtatTAGGAAGGCATACAAACGCCTGTTAGGGagatattttctttaattaaatagCTACAGATGAGTAAGCTTTACTTTAGTCATGCCATCACTACCTCTTCTGTGATCCAAGTTAAGCTTTTCTCAGTTTAATTTCAGGTGCAGGGATTTTAATTAGGTAAAACCAAACTGTTCCTGAAAGCCACGTCTCCCTCTGCTGAGCAAAAGAGAAACGTCAACTCTCACTGATGCTAAATGTGCTAAAGTTAATGCATCAAAGTTCACGTTGGgtagaaaatgttaaaacacaatgGTTCTGTGAGGTCTTAGGCTTAAACGACATAGTAAACTATggtaattttttattaaaaagcttCTTACTATGacttgcagaaaaaaaaaaaaaaaaacaaacaaacaaaaaaaacaacagattatttaaaaagacagtgGATTTTACCCTGTGGATGAAATTTTCCACTTTGGTCTGCAGTCCCCACCATCTGAACTTGACAGTGACCAGTTTGTATGCACACATGTAAGGACAATCTGTCTTCAGCTCATTCTGGGAAGGAAGGATAATGAAACATAATTCAGTGCTTTAAGTTTGTTATGTGTCATTTTACTCATTAGCCTTTCTGCCTCTTGGTATTACGTCTGATACCTTCCACTCAGGGCCTAGAGGTCCTCTGTCCGTCTTGGCAGAGTGGAAAAGAGCAGGATCTTCTTCTGGCTTATAGTCCTAAAAGAGAACAAAGCACAGCAAAGTGTTAAGATCCTGCATCAAGACAGGTTCTACCCAAGTCTCACCCGTCTACCACAGCTGCTACTGCATCAACACACTTTCTGCAGCGTTTCTCGCTCTGCTTTGCAGCTCACAGTGTCAAGAGCTAGTGGACGTCTTATTTTTTCCTGTagatttttcaaatgttatcTGAGGTTAAATGAGGCTCTGACAGTTCAAATCAAGTGGGTATTTTGCAAATTTCAAGCCTTTTTAGTACAGAATTCCCTGATagtatttgctttttaaacagctgttgtggATGGATGGTAACACAAAGAtgactttgttttaaacatatttattgctGAAGCTTGACATAAAAGGCTACAAAGAACTTTTATCCTGATAATTTTCTAAGATAACAAAGttaagtttaaatttaaaataaatttaattttccAAACTGTAGATGAACAAAGTTCATAAACAAAGGATTTCCTTAGGTCCACCAGGTAAATCCTCTGTCAGTGTTGATACTGATACTACCTTTAGTTTGTAGGGTTATCCTGTTCGTTaagctaaacaaacaaaacctagTTGATTATTAGACAAATTTTACAAAGCTTTAGCATGTGTTAGCTCACTAACACATGCATTTTGGAGACGCGTGGTTTTCATAGGACAGTGATGTAAGTGGGTTTCAGAGTAAGGTGCGTTAATGTCAGTCACTGAACTCCTGAATCCTACTTGTTTGTATGTATCCAAAAGAGAACACGTTCAGACTGGCCAGTGACTCATTCATATCGAAGCTGTTTTCCACCTGTGAACACTGAACAATCAGCAACCGCAAGACTGTATTTGAACTGCAAATCCCAACTGTGGAGCTTAAGGCTCACGGTGCTGTTTTAATCTATCAGGTCTGCTGGGAAAGAGTGATGGATACCTGGAGCAGATGGACATTCAGATTAAACCTCGGGCTCTACCCTGATCCACTTAAGTCATTAATGTACAGGACAGTGTAGGAAACATGGGGCAACTGAGGCCCACCAGGTTGAAAACGGCTGAAATGATTCCTCAGTGGTGGTACAAATTATGAGACTTAGGCTGAACAGCAAAGACATAATGaaaaagtgataaatgaatagaTAATGTACGTCCTCGAGCTGTTCCACAGAGTGACTAATGGATGAGTTACTGGACCAGTGTGACAACAGTGATGGAGATTAATCTGATGTTAATACAaagagtattttattttttctctatgTTGGTGGCATGTTCAGTCCCAGCAGTTTCTAAATGTCAGTAGTTAAGGATAAAATAAAGTAGGAAGCTCGTCTCCGTTCTGTTGCTGATTCAGGATCTTTATTCTGGTCTGTGAGCAGCTGACAGTGTAAAATCACTGTTGCTGTAGCTGGAATATTCTCTACCAACTCCGTGGCTGCCTTCCCCTTCAACTCTGGACATAAAtttgctttattaaaaaaatgttttttagtgtCTAACATCTTGTGGCCTCAACCATTCCATCTGTGTTTCAGTCACATTTTTACTTATTATCCCTTCccacaaagaggaagaggagcctTATCTGGTGATTTTAGGGCTATTGATTATGCTAATGTGTGCTGCGTTTTGGTGTATGAGAAAAGTTCAAATTCGGAGATCTATTACTCAACAGACTCAACACTGTTACTTGTTCTCGCTCAGTGCTTCACACATTTGACAGATCCTCCATCACTACTCTATCTGGTAATGACTGATGGCACTGGGCTGAAAAACATGATGACTGAGATGGTCAGTGGAAGAAacttgtttagttttaattgaaTGATGGATTCTATTACTTTTGAGATAAACAGATTCCAGTGTTTTTCCATGGCAGAGTCGTTGTCGTCACAAAAAATGGCAAAACatctacattaaaataatttattaccCGTTAGCTTTTGTTCAAAGCAGCTGTTGACTTGAAATGTTTGCGATTAAACATAGAACTGATGCAAGTACCCACTGTGTCTCCTGTATGACCACACTCCTCCTCAGTGTGGAGACATCCTGCTGTAAATCAGCTTTCAGGTATTAACACCATCAGACTGGTCACATTCTTATGTCACCAGATCTTTCATCTCTGGTTTTGTGGTGTGAATAGGTCTTTCAAGACAACTCACCCCAGGGGCCACTTCTTCTTTGTTTGCAATATCTATGGGAACCACCTCCACAGTCCGCCACGTCTGCTCGTCCAGGTCGTGCACCTgtcacaaacaaagacaaaccatTATAGCATTATGATATTGAAGATCACACCGAGTGTGCAAACAGTCAACAGGGGATATTTTGTTTCAGCTGAGGGCCATATTCAAATCTGTGTTGAGTCCAAGTCAAATTAGATTCAAATTCAAAAGCAGAGAGGtgcattaaaacaacaaactaaaagaaTCAACCTGCCTAGGATCACGTACACACATCAAGAGGTAAGATAGGGATAATCTGTGGACGTAAAGGAGCATACCATCTACTTTACACATGTAGTTCATTCAATCGTAGTTAATTCATcatgaaaatatacaaaacgGCAACATCGGTGTCAAGGCAAGATTACCATTACAGAAGGCACAGACTTCAGTATGTTTATTGCAGCCACACTGTGCGACATGAAGTTGATGAACAACTAAATTTTGCGCTACAACTGTCTTCAGCACTCATGATCTATCTGTGCTGCTACTtgataaaatgatgatgaagtcTTGTGAGACCATCATCCTAAATTTCTGACACTGTCCGAATTTGTGAAAAGtgacaaatgcagtttttttttaactagtttcaaacagaagaaaaggcaactacattatttaatattaatatttctgtgtatttcctaatgagaaaacagatttaaaggtTCAACAACACTTTTTGTGTCACATATAGCATACGTTTGtctaagttttttttatttttttattaaccgTTAGCAACACTGTTATTAGcagttaaatattaaaattaaaatgtcagaacacCATTTAGGAAATCATCTTATAACTCTACACAGGGTTTCAAAAGGACAAATGACCTACTCCTTGGTtggtccctgaatgcctcacactGTGATGTGCTTCTAGCAGTTGATGGAAAAAAGTGGACATGTTGGATTATGGGAAGGAGTATGAGTGGGAGCCTGTGATTTTGTGACTCGTCAGAGGGATCTAGGTGCTCCTTTAAACACCAACATGCCTCCACTCTGTGTCTTCTGCTCACTTACGTTTTCTATTGTTCCCATGTCAGGTTTGTGCCACGTCTCAATCTTTATCATAAAGTCGTCCTTCATGTACTCATTCTGAAAAgcaggagaaataaaaactaattcataaggaaataatgaatattttgctttttaaagaaaacttgAGCTATTACTCAGAATTCACATCCCACTCCTAAactgacagctgcagctgaCTTCAGCCAGTGCAAACAGAAAGAACCATGAATGGAGGGTTCTGAGAGATATACTTAAACCCTACAGCTAAATCCAATTAACAAATCAGACGTTTAGACTGAAACAACACTGGTGATGCAGCACTATTTTTAACCCTTGCAACAGAGGTCAGCTAGCAGACCAAGCACAACAGACTGTGGAAGATCTAAGCAATACAGTGGTATAAAATATCTGTGTTGCACCATAGTGAGTAATTTTTGTGTACAAAGGGATCATATATTATTACAGCCTACACGGTCAGCCACACTAACattaaaacagctaaatattggaatcaaaatcaaaatggaATTGGTGCAATTAACCTGCAGGTGTTTTGCATCATCCACTTTTATGAGAGAACAAACTGCTTCACACAAGAAGAAAAGCTTCACTTaatgaatgtacagtaattCAAATTAGAATTATGAGAAGctttaagaacaaaaacagaccgACATGGGACATGCAGATAAATTCcgctgttttcattttgtggtgTGACTTAGGAAGTTTAACACTCACCGTCACAACTGCAGAGGATAAAGGAAACGAGGGAAAGGGACAGGAGATAAAAACATCAGTATCAGCATGAGATTCATCACGTCATCAAACATCTGAACACTTTCAAATTATATATGGTTCAGCAGAAACTTACTGGTACGACAGTAGGGGTAGGCGTTCCAAGCCTTTTCGTGAAAAACTAATGCTCCCTCTGGTGCAATCATCTTCACATACCCTGGGACTTTACTGcagtgggagaaaaacaaatcacactCGAGTCAAAGAAAATCAAACTTAATTAAAATCTGAAACCTCAAATCATTTTGTCTTGTGAGGTTAAAGATTAAAGACAATTATCAGTATGTATCAGggttaaattaaacatttaaactgtgtcaATTCTGTccctttgtggttgtttgtgtcAATGAGCACAGATTTCCTGCAGTATCAATTATGCAAAAATAAAGAGGCTGAACAAATGAGGAAGCACATGACGTGGAGAAGGATCTGTCTTCAGGACAGCTTCAGTTAAAAATTATAAACCATTGTTTGATTCTACGATAAACCTTTTCTTCACCTGAACCATAACAACAGAAGTGCTGGTGACACAACTGTGAGATTCACTTTACAACAAAGTATGAAGATGGCAAAATGTAACAAGCTGAGTACTTCTCACACCTAATGTCTCCCCTCTCAAGTTGGCAGCAAATACTGCTCCACTATCAGATTCAACAGCTGGCAACCGTCAACGGCGGTGAAAGGTTTTCTGTGATCCAGATGGTGGTAAAAATTCAGATCATGTTGCTCCAGGTTTTATGTGCCTTACTTGCTAATATTACCTGTTCGGGGAGTTGGCTGAAGATGACAACAATGTGATATACGACTGCTTTGTGCAGATGGTATTTATAAATGAGAAATGTTTCCAAGCAGCCGTATTGTGATGCTGGTATTTATGGCTGTCACAAAGGTGTTGCTTCAATTGTGTGGTAAATATTAAGGTTACAGATGTTCACCTGTGTGTGGAGCCTCACTGAGATGAGCCTCTCCTCACAACTGCTGCTTGTCTGACACACCCCTTTTTTCATcaactgataataaaaatattaagtcCTCctatatacatttattatcattttctaAGACTTGCCTCTTTAGATggtatattttgtgtgtgtactgtcCCTTCTCGCCATCCTTTTCGTAGGGTTCATTCTTCAGAACCTCGAtgccttctcctcctcctgtctcatTCTTGCTGGCCTCAGCCACCGAGTACAACTGCCCTACTTGATACTGTGGGaatacaagaaaagaaaagagcacaTGCAGCTTTGAATAACAGACTAATTCTGATGCTGCACAGAAATATGCTTTATTGTATTAAATTTTACTATTTTCATACTGTGGTGTTTTTGATGCTTAGctgtaattatattttgttgtaCCAAC encodes the following:
- the pitpnb gene encoding phosphatidylinositol transfer protein beta isoform, whose translation is MVLIKEYRVVLPVSVEEYQVGQLYSVAEASKNETGGGEGIEVLKNEPYEKDGEKGQYTHKIYHLKSKVPGYVKMIAPEGALVFHEKAWNAYPYCRTIVTNEYMKDDFMIKIETWHKPDMGTIENVHDLDEQTWRTVEVVPIDIANKEEVAPGDYKPEEDPALFHSAKTDRGPLGPEWKNELKTDCPYMCAYKLVTVKFRWWGLQTKVENFIHRQEKRIFTNFHRQLFCWIDKWVGLTMEDIRRMEEETQKELEEMRQKGDVRGTSATDE